One Glycine max cultivar Williams 82 chromosome 3, Glycine_max_v4.0, whole genome shotgun sequence DNA window includes the following coding sequences:
- the LOC102670047 gene encoding protein MAIN-LIKE 1-like: MGGRCIKFGRPAPEIEGLVVSTGLSPLIACSVDTGDRGLISAFVERWHRETSSFHLPIGEVSITLNDVVSLLHLPIVGAFYTFEPLHVDEAILILVDLLEVSGEEARAETTQCHRLYTFSMTLVIVEAAWGAASLVHMYDHLNDACMSGGRQLAGYITLLQCWIYENFPLVAECMADLDYDEVSPHACQWIATKATLKSISTSTYRQRLDGLRIPNVCWIPYGEHRPDACHAIAKRLKRLLNLRIVTAGTETHEVMEECIRIAGGVTADDNVYVRSQRRQCTDQP; this comes from the exons ATGGGAGGAAGGTGCATAAAGTTTGGTAGGCCTGCTCCTGAAATTGAGGGCCTAGTTGTTTCCACAGGACTAAGTCCTTTGATTGCATGTTCAGTAGACACTGGCGATCGGGGACTTATATCCGCGTtcgtggagaggtggcacaggGAAACTAGCAGTTTCCATCTTCCTATTGGGGAGGTTAGCATCACTCTGAATGATGTGGTGTCTCTGCTTCATCTTCCTATTGTTGGCGCCTTCTATACCTTCGAGCCTTTGCACGTCGACGAGGCCATTTTGATATTGGTGGATTTACTAGAGGTCTCCGGAGAGGAAGCTAGGGCGGAGACAACACAGTGTCATCGGCTATAC acGTTTTCCATGACTTTAGTCATAGTGGAAGCTGCATGGGGAGCTGCCTCCCTAGTGCATATGTACGACCATTTGAATGATGCTTGTATGAGCGGCGGCCGACAGCTTGCTGGTTACATCACTCTCTTACAg TGTTGGATATATGAGAACTTTCCGTTAGTTGCGGAGTGTATGGCTGATCTGGACTACGATGAGGTGTCACCACATGCATGTCAGTGGATTGCTACAAAGGCGACTTTGAAGTCCATATCTACATCGACGTACAGGCAGCGTCTAGATGGGCTCAGGATTCCTAATGTTTGCTGGATTCCTTATGGGGAGCATCGACCC GATGCTTGCCATGCGATCGCTAAAAGGTTGAAGCGTCTGCTCAACCTAAGGATAGTCACGGCAGGCACAGAGACACACGAGGTCATGGAAGAATGCATCAGGATTGCTGGAGGTGTCACAGCAGATGACAATGTGTATGTGAGGTCTCAACGTAGGCAGTGCACGGATCAGCCATAG